In Juglans microcarpa x Juglans regia isolate MS1-56 chromosome 7D, Jm3101_v1.0, whole genome shotgun sequence, the following are encoded in one genomic region:
- the LOC121238384 gene encoding probable pyridoxal 5'-phosphate synthase subunit PDX2, giving the protein MAVVGVLALQGSFNEHIAALRRLGVKGVEIRKPEQLDSVASLIIPGGESTTMAKLAQYHNLFPALREFVTMGKPVWGTCAGLIFLANKATGQKRGGQELIGGLDCTVNRNFFGSQIQSFEAELSVPELASKEGGPETFRGVFIRAPAILEVGPEVQVLAECPVPSNKVLASRSEVEDQEEKLSEKKVIVAVRQGNLLGTAFHPELTADTRWHSYFLKMSSGVTEGASSSIVAVGGEDLSLSRQPTIDLPIFQ; this is encoded by the exons ATGGCCGTCGTCGGCGTCCTCGCTCTACAGGGATCTTTTAACGAACATATCGCAG CGCTGAGAAGGCTCGGGGTCAAAGGCGTGGAGATAAGGAAGCCCGAGCAACTAGACAGCGTAGCTTCCCTTATCATTCCTGGAGGAGAGAGCACCACCATGGCTAAGCTCGCTCAGTACCACAACCTG TTTCCTGCTCTGCGTGAGTTTGTTACAATGGGGAAGCCTGTTTGGGGGACCTGTGCAGGGCTTATATTCTTGGCAAACAAAGCTACCG GGCAGAAAAGAGGTGGGCAGGAACTAATTGGGGGCCTAGATTGTACTGTAAATAGAAATTTCTTTGGTAGTCAG ATTCAAAGCTTTGAGGCAGAGCTGTCGGTACCTGAACTTGCTTCTAAAGAAGGTGGTCCGGAGACATTTCGTGGAGTATTCATCCGTGCTCCCGCAATCCTTGAAGTTGGGCCGGAAGTTCAAGTGCTGGCTGAATGTCCTGTCCCATCAAACAAGGTGTTGGCTTCAAGATCTGAGGTTGAAGACCAAGAG GAGAAATTGTCTGAAAAGAAAGTGATTGTAGCTGTAAGGCAGGGAAACTTGCTAGGGACTGCCTTCCATCCTGAATTGACAGCAGATACTcgatg GCATAGTTACTTTTTGAAGATGTCAAGCGGTGTCACAGAAGGGGCCTCAAGTAGCATTGTTGCTGTTGGGGGAGAGGATTTAAGTTTAAGCCGGCAGCCAACCATCGACCTTCCCATATTTCAATAG